Below is a window of Pleurodeles waltl isolate 20211129_DDA chromosome 4_1, aPleWal1.hap1.20221129, whole genome shotgun sequence DNA.
gtagcggcgctaccctgcggTTAATGTTTCttttgccgccagccttttcctggtgggatatcccgccaggaaaaggctggcagagggggtgccccggggcacccctgggggcccctgctttgcccatgcactatgcatgggcagtgcaggggccccggtgcagtgccctggCGCggtaggtcactgcctgatttttggGAAGTGgtctgcgcaacgggtgcaactgcacctgccgcacagaggcattgaaggcgactccatgtggagccgccgttaATGTCCCGGCTGGCTCTCAGAAACGTTCCTAATCTGGCCGgcagggttccggggtcgctggcggtcagtgttttgaccgccagcatgaacactccggttgtttccgccgtgttcataatgaccccctatgtccgaatttagaaagttgaccgggacctcacgAGCAGTGTATCCGAAAGAGGCTCCatgaacgtcggatcaagattcaggttcagcctggtcgaaggattttcatctcgaaaaatcatctaagtctgaacgtagaaatcttcaccaatgGCTCCAGCAACTCATATccgggctccagggaggtcggttcGGACTGGagacttcgtcctgctgaagaaaatcttcaagaaaatgactaagtccgaaggtaaacatttgaccaaggcctcccacttgctgtagccaagcagagcTCCATTGCTGtccgccttaaactttgactttgtcccagtcaaggtGTGACCGGatgggtgctttttgtttctaggcgctaaacaatactaaggccctcattatgactttggcagtctctgagcgggaccgccaaagccacaggcggCGGCAGGttttccgcccaccatataattggtgctgctggatttccaccacactttgggtggatatccggcagtagccatgatGGCGGGAGGTGGCCCAttggcgttgctaccaccagcaccgtcccgccagaaggacgccgccacccttattaagaccattaatacggcctggcggtgtcctgttgccagggcgctgccagcggtggcagcgccccttcctgttccctgccggacaacctccttgccggacaaggtaagtcaggcgtccgacaggggacggggtgggagggagggtgtgtgtgtgaatttgagtgtgtggtgtctgcatgtgtatgcatgtgtgtgtgagtgtgtgaatgcgactgAGTGTTGTGGtctatgcgtggttgtatgcatgtgagtgaatgcgtgtatgaattttgaagtgagtgcatgtctgcatgtcagtgtgtatgagtgtgaggatgcatgtttggatgtttgtgtgtatgcatgcctgaatgcgtgtgagtatgtgtaagtgaatgcatggatgagtgagtgtgagtggatgcatgtctggaagtgtaggtgagtgggtgcacgtgtggtgtgtgtgtgcatgtatgggggtggggatgctatgtgagtggggggtggaggtgggggcgctATGTGAGTAGGGATGTGGGGGTAAAGGTGTGGGCACTCTGTGAgtacagggggtgggggtgctgtgactgtagggggatgggaggtcaggtgcttgcttgggggggagccatctaccagtgacagggagggaattacctgtcaccggtagccctaccaccatggtcttcatggtggtgctacagctgcggaaaccatggcagtgggccggCTCCTAATACTACTGTCGGCCCTCTGTGGACCGCTGGTTGGAGATGTGGCGCGTCGCcagtggccaacccgccacactcataatgtggcagtcctcaccgccagcctgttggcggtgataccgccacattaaccctggaggtcgaaagaccgccagggtcataatgaccgcctaattctttaaaaattcatatctccagttccccttatccgattctattcgttttggtgtcattttaaagataaatatataataaattattatgaattggttttggatttttactgtgttttgtgttttacttatttactgttttgtgatttattttcaaatgctttacacatttacacatttgtctcctaagttaatccttgtcactcgctgccaagctaccaagggttgatttgggtttaatttattgagacctaactagacctaagtgcaggttagttgcctattgctaagtgtaagtacttacctgcccttaccaataatccactttcaaacaACAATGGTGAAGGAATCTTATGCTCACAGGGAAATATTAGATAATACGTTTATCTCACATGGAAAGTCTAGGAAAAACTAAGAAATATAATatctttttttataaacatttgaaGTCCCAGTACCTATGTATTGTAATACTTACTGCCTAGCCACTTGAAGGctgttgtttagttttttgttaaatttaaaaatCTATTAAAAACTGTTTTAACAATCTGCAACATAGTACAATTACATCTTCCTTATATTTCTGAAGCCCTTATGCCAAATGTGGCCACAAGATGTGAGTTATTGTTGCTGGAGCGGACCTCCCAAGTTTTCCTCTGTGGCTTTATCTCTGAGTTCACACGTGTCCCTGAATTACTCTTCCTCTGGGAGTATTGAAACATCAAGAAGTATTGTAGGTTTAGGGTCTTCTCCCACAACTCTTTTGGTGCGTGTGTTGCCACAACCAGACCCTCTTCTCTTTGTTCAACCAACTCATCCTCCATCAATTATAGACGTCAAATTATATTACCAGACTGCACACTTTCCAGTTCACCTTGCTACACTTAACTTGTTGCCTCCCTTTGATATTAATAGAGACTCAATATTCCTATCCAATTCCCCCTTCCTTAGTCTACCCAAGCTTCTTGCTCATGCCACCTCTTCCCCACTCTACCCACTTGAACTGTACTTTACTAACACCGTGCTGCACGCCTCTTACCTCCCCTGTGTTCTTGCTTTGCTGACCTGCATCTCTCCTCTTCCCTTCCAAAACACAACTTCTGTTCTTGATACTCCAAATGGCAGCCTTTTTCATAATCCCTCCTGCCCACACCATATACCTAATCTATGTGCTAAACatttcttcttcctccttttcctctCCATCTGATCTTCCCTACAAACTGCATTCCCTTACCACAGGTGCGCCTCATACTCATATTCTCTCTATTATAGCATCTCCTCCTTGGCTCTGCAACCTCACTTCACTGCGTGAACATACTCTAACCTGTGGCTTTTTTATCACTTTACTGACCGGCTTCTTACTAACATAATACTATGGCCAAACATCCCTCCTCATTGTGCCAAAAACTTCTTGCCTCTGGTGATTTATGTTTGTTGCCCCTCCCTTGGTGAGGTACACCCCGCGGCATTATAGCACTCTGTACTGGGGAGAAATAAAACAGACAAAGAGAAACATAATAGAAAGTAATTATTGTTTTAATATGCTTTGAAATAAATGGACTATATTGGTGACATTTTCTTATGCAGTATATTGCTAAGTCTGGAAATGTCAGCatgtttctgtttatttttaatcattttttataaATAACGTGAATAGTTAAGTTGTGGATAGTCTATTAATCAAACATGCTTACTTATAGATTACCAGTTTTATGGTGTGTCTATGTGTCATAATACTAGACATATTAGCTTAAACATGTACTATAATTTTGTTTTTGCTATTTTACATTCTTTATGCTAAACCTATCACAGCATTGTCCTAAGTCATTGTGTGTGTTTATAGAATTACAATTCATAGCTGTAGATTCAAATCTTCCATTGTCTCAGTAGACCGTTTTTGTAATTATAAATTTAGTGTGAATTCAGTTGAGTTTCCATGAGTGCAATGTATTCAATGTATCCCCTTATATGATAATATAATTCATGCTGCAGGTCTTTCAATTGTATGTGTTTTTATCATCCTCCTACAAccctttaatattttatatatcatATACTTTTTGGATGCTTTATGTAGTATCTGTGGGTCCCAATAATAAAGCAACCTGGAAACTTACTCACAGTGGATCAAAGTGATGTAGCCATTGCATTTGTGACTTTTTGAGAATTTTAAAGGATTGAACGAACCGTGACTATCACAGATTCCTGAGGGTTTTCCCATGGGTAAACCTTTTCACATTCAGACATgtcatactgaaaaaaacaattgtatttatttatttatgtttctcCACAGGGAAAGTAATTTTCCTGTGGAGATGGGACATAATTTCTTGGACACCTCCAGCAATTTTGGGATATACCCTCCCCTTTCCACCCTGAAAACCTAGTCACTCCTCTCCTCAATAATTAGGGAAGGAAGCTACCAGTACAGCACATGTAAAAGAGCTTTGAATAGCAGAAACCCATACTTTTGTGAATGTTCACCATCTTATGAAGGTGTGTCCTCACAGGCTTGCCCACAAACGTACCACTGTAAGCAGATTTGCTCACACAGAAATTCCAGCACACTGGCTTGCTGAGAGAATTTTCTGCATAAGCAAAGCTATTTACTAGTGCAAAATCACATATTGTGACCCTCCAATGAGAATTTGCATTCATAAATTAATCTGTTAGCACAGCAAAGTACAAGTTAGGTGCACAAATAAATTGTGTATGGGACCCTATGCTATTGGCTCACCCTGAATTGCCTTCTCAGTCAGGCCTATTCTCATTGGTGTAgcattttagaaaacatttgttCTGCTCTATTGAccaaggttttggttttcttttccTTGGATGTTCCCATTTAGAATTCTATtccatgcactctgatctgctgtgGCTATAACTTACTCTAATGACTACATCTGCTCTGCTTTGTAGTTCCTACAAAATATCTCTTCCTTTCTAGATTTCTTGGAGGAGTTGTGAAAGCTCTCTTGCCTCTTCTTTTCTACCATCTCTCTCAAACCAACGAACTATCTTTGACAACTCATATTTACCTTGTTTTCTGCTCTTTGTTTCACTAGATATTTTGAAGCCCTTCACAAGCATGTTGACTGCATCATCtagcaaacattttttatacagTAGAAATtgcccaaagctgacataaaaagCTTGTTGACATTTCTCACTGGCATTAGGGAGCTCCCTTTCTAGATTAGCATATATCTCTTGCTGGTAGACCTGTTGGTTAGAAATCCCATACATTTCTGCTAAGCCAATTTTTGCATAGAAACAATGTGGAGCCAATTGAATGGCACGTTTGTAAGCCTGGATCCCTGCTGATATATCACTTTCTGATGGCAACCTTCTTTTATTTGTATTCCTTATGAGTTGCTTCTGGTAGAAGGTGCCCAGGTCTCTATGAAGAAGATAATAATCTTCACCCACAGAAATGGCTTTCTCTAGAATGTCTTGAAATCTTTTCAAATTGTTTGGTAGAAAGACGTGTGCCACATTGCGGAGGACCTCAGGATCGCGACTGTTCTGTACCACATCTTCTGCAAGCTCTTGCGCTTGACCAAAGTCTGAATTCTTAAGCAGCTGAGCCAGGTACGCCCTACACTCATAATTGATTGGCTCTTGGTGGATGATTTCCTTAAATTTGGAAATTGCTTCTTCTATCAGTTCTTCGCCTGCTCCGTAGCGTGTGGCCACTGCATAAAGTGCTATTGCCATCCCAGCACACATTTCAATATTTTTGGGGCTTTCTGACAATGCTACCTGGAAGCAACTTGCTGCCCGCTCTCCGTATCGAAAACCAATTGCTAACAAGGACCAACCAATAATTCCACTAATCTCAGGAATAATTGACGTAGATTGAGAGGGATTAGAAAGGAATTCACTAATTGTGTCAGATTTGTTGAGGTATTGCTCTACCATCTCATAGTTGCACAAATGATAGTAGATCCAGGCGTAGTTACCATAGATGACCAGCTTAGAGCCTTGTAGGTTAGCTTGTTCACCTTCTCCCAAAAACTCTTCAGCTGTTTTAAGACTGTCAAGGGCCTCCTGGTATCTTCCTTCCCGCTGGTGTGTATAGGCCTGCAGTGCGTAAAAGGTGGAATGGTTGTTGTAAGGCGTGTGTTGAAGTCTGAGGATGAGAGTTTGTTTCACGTGTCCTACATCAAATTTGTCTTGCTCCTCAAGATTCCAGGTGAAGTGACACTGAAGCTTCTCCAGTCTCTCCTTCAAAGACATGGTACTGCAATGAAAAGAGAGTCACAGAGAACATGTTATTCATCTCTCACTTCTTGGGAACAGTCAGCTGGACTTGCCAGCTTTGCAGAACTTAATTTCTTTGCCACCACCTGTGTGTGGCATTCTTTGTGCTTGCGAGTATGTGTATCCGATTGTGTTAATGAGAGTGGGTGGTAAGAAGAAGGATGTTTTCAGTTACTTGGGACAGTGGCAAGTGGTGAACTTTGAAACAGATGGGGGAGGGGTTGTACAAATACCTAAGACAATTGTATGGAGCCAGTGAGGAATATGCATTAAAGGAACtatgagggggagggggagtggggacaTTCTGCCTGAGAAAATGTATAGCAAACAAATGAGCCAAATTGTGCATTTTACTTCACAAATAAACTGATTAACAACCAAAGTGTTTTTAATGGAATATTCCAAAACATCAAGCAAACTCAACCCTATCCAGGGGTGTTTGGAGGTTTCCCTCCATGGGAGAAAAAAACATTGGACACAGTCAGTGACTTTCACTGAATGataccccaaagacagagaccaaaACACAATTTGTTGACATAATTTGGGGATGCCAATTCCtaaaatatatgaagaatgaatgaatgatatGCCATTTTTATTCAGTGCATACAAAAAACAGCTACTTCTGGAGCAAAGTGTCTTCGCGCTAAGCATCTTGAAGGATCTTTCAATCTTGTACATCCTTTTTTTATCTACCACGCCTACCCCTTGAAAATCACCTGTCACATAGGTAAGTGCTATTGCTCTCTATTGAGGGTGTACAAATTAAATTATAAGGTGGTAATTTTGCGTGAAGTAATTATGGGCTGGAGTCAAGGATGTGATGGTGAGGGGAAATAACAGCTGCGAGGTGGTGATATCTGGCAAAAGGGGATGACTAGACCAAGAGAGCCCTAGTTTACCCCACTGAAGGCATATATGTTTAATGTCTTTGTTTAAGGTTTTATCTTCATGCAGATTGCAGGAAAGCAACATGAGTTTATGTAACTATTCTAAGACATCTAATTGCTTTAGGACTTCCACGGTGCTAATATGAATAATAATCTATTTGGAAGGGGAAAGATGAAAAAATGAACCTACACAGCTTGTTCAGTTACGGGTTTAAACGCCAGCTTATCCCTCAGGTTAGACAGTTCTTACAGgctcataaacttactattaaagaAGCAAATAAACCAAATAGGTAAACAACTTTCATTTGTATACATGACTTCATAGAAATTGTATTCACTAAGTTCActttttgtaaaaatgtgattCCTGACAAGCCACATGTATACCAACTAGCTTATTATTTAATGAAGGTGGTTTCTGCTCAGTGAGAAATGTGGCGCAGTTTTTACATTCTAGTCCCTCTGCATACCTATTTGTATTTTGCTCCCTGATCTTGTTCCTGACAGGGGCGCTGATTAGCTTTTTGGAAATTGGCCACTGCGGCGACCAAAGTACCAAAAAAGCTATCTGGAAATATATTCAAAAGAAAATAAGTGCAGTTGAAGTGATGTAGATATGTTGCTGTAATAATTACAACAGTGCcacatccacacaacacctcatttTACCTTTGAAAGACACCTATCATAAAGTTAAGTAAAGATGCGAGAACCCTCCTGACCATAAGCAGACATGGTTGTCTTCTTACAGCCTGCTGAGGTATAGTGGGTGgaaaatgatggactgaatgcggCTCGAGTGACTGGAAATGGATGAGATATTTACATGcattccaccatcacctttgtgttgTCTATAGTGTGATATACTAAGTGCTACAGCTATGGAGGTCAAAATTGGTGTAATGTTGCTTGTGCTGTTTTCGAGAAGAGACATGGGCTGgcatttttgactggccttttcctATTGGAGCATGACCAATGCTAATTTGAATACATCTGGTCCCATTCTGGAGAGTTTCCACCCATATTGGAATTACCTCAGAAATCAGAATAAGGAAATTAGACGTGGCCATTTAGTATCCTAGTCTTGTTTAGAACCCAGGTAAGCCACAAAGATGTCCTGCAATTGGATCATCAGAGAGGTTTACCACTCTGACACATTTGCACATTTCCTCCACCTCTCCACCTCCATCTCAGCCATGGTGCATGTGCTAAGATTGCAATTAAAGTGCAGAGTCAGAGAACAATAGCTACCTTCTGTCTCCTGCCAACCCAGACAGTCTCGGTTGCATTGACACTGGACCAATAGAGAGCGCAAATGCAGTAGACATCTTCCGCCTGCCATAAAGGTAAGTGGAGGGCCATAGTAAATAAAtaggagaaagtgtttttgttttcGGTCAGAATACAGAACAAAAGGTTTTTGTCCATGTGTAGAGCGCAGGAGAGGGCGTTTTACCCGGTTGCAGAGCACAGCAAAAAATGTTTGGCTTGTTCATACAACAAATCAACCACAACAGCTCTGCATCCCCCTCTGCTACTGAGACATATGGGACCTCCATCTTTCACTGTCGCAGAGCCTGGCATGTTGCAAATTCCTATCAGTTTTCCTTTGAGTTCAGAATAGGAGTGTGGAGGGTCCTTGGTGCTACACCATTTCAATCAACACAAAAGATGCACCAGCTAGGCAGGCTAGAAGCTGGGATAGGAGGAAGGTAAATCATAAATGCTTTGGAGGGAGGAGGGTAGCCTGTGAGATGAAGGCTGCGACAGATTGCAGCTAATCTGACAAGTTTGGTGGAGCAGGAGTGGGGAAAAATTGAGGCAAATTGGATAGTGAAAGGATGAGTAAAAGGTACTGAAGAGGGTTGATCCTGATGTTTGGTAAAGAAGAATGGTGTAAGGAAGTCTGGGAGGAGATGTCTGAGAAATGATTTAGGAAAAACAGAGGGTGAGTTTCTCACATAACTGGCTGAAATACTCAACTCTCTCAGAGTCACTTtgtatgaagatgatgtcttactcTTGTTTTTCATCAAAGTCCTCTCTGGAGAAGCTCTCTCACCTCTACTCACAATCATCAATGATTCCTTCACACAAGGCATCTATGCAGCTCTCAAGACATACCAGACCCTTTTTCTTCTAAGGAAATCCACACTACACCCTGAAGACCACACCAGGAAATGGCCTATTACTAACTTCATCATCATAATAATTGCAAAAATAGTCTGTGTTCATCTCCATGATCATATCAACACCAATCACAAGTGCCAATACAGCTCCAGATAATGCTGCAGCTCAGAAACAGTTATGTTGCTCATCAGAAACATTCTATAGATGCCAGAGAAAGAAAAGCCCTAACCACTCATACTGCTTAATGTCTCAGCCGCCTTTCACACCTTCTTCCAGCCCACTCTCTTTCTCGCCCTGAGATCTCAAATTCACCAATAActtcttcactggttctctttcAATATCAAACCAACACCAGCATATTCAAATGTATACCTCTGGGTCCAAGAACCTCTATGTCACCCGCTTAACTTCTTCAACCTCAACATGGAGCCTATTGAACTCTATTCACCAATAAAAGGACTAAAATTTACCAACATGCCAATGACATACAACTCCACTgaaaagcctcccccctccagacaTTCAGCACCTCAGACACAGCTTGTATGTCATTGAGAGCTTAATATCCAGCATTTACTTGAAGTTTAACaccaccaaaacagaatttctattATTTATCATGAACAAAAAGCAACAACTAGTCCAAACCTAGCTCAAAAACATGAACAATGACTTACCCTCAAGGAAACATCAGAAAGAAAAGCTAGACAGCCAAGTACCACCAATCTATACAAAACAAAATCAAGCCCTTCTTCTCTGGTATCTTGATAGGGTAAAGATCATACTCCTCAGTCTCCCAGAATCATCAGTGGCCCTTTGTGGGGCATTTTGCAATCTGTATCATGTCCCATCAAGTGTTTCCCACAATGGACTTCCACTGGCTAACCTTGTCGACCCGAATCATCAACATGTACAAATGCATTGTGTCCAGCACCCCCGCTTACTTTAGACAAACTGACCGTCTCTGGTGGTTCATGGCATGCCGTCTGCCAGGACATCCTCAGACTGGTGACAAAAATGTGTGCACAAGAAAAATCAGGCCTTCTCCGTTTGTGCACCCAGAATGTGCAAAGAAATTACTGTATACATGCAGACTGCCCCAACCTTTCTCCAACTTCAATTCAATTTGAACTGTTTTTATATAGCACATAGCTATCCGACCGGGCCTCCCAGCGCGTGTTGCAACAACCTCAAAGAATACCTGCATAGACCTATATAGCTAGAGGCCCAGCTTCAGAAAAGGTGGGTTTTAAGACGTTTTCAGAATCTGTCTTCCGACTGCAGGCTtctgagggaggtagggagggtgttCCGGAGCTTGGGAAAGAAATACACAAAGAAGCGGCCACCACTACTCGCTCTTTTAACCTTGGGCACAGACATTAGACCTTGATTGCTTGATCGAACAGACCTCCCTTTTTAAAGACCACTACATTACAATGCAGTAACAATCCATTTCTGCTCTCAGAACTCACCAGCCCTTCCAATGACTCAAGGACTGTGTCATTGCCTTCATCCCAGTAAAGCACCACTCAGCCAagttcacattttcaaatgcaacatacatacagatacatacatacatggagAGGAGTGTTGAGTAATAGGCCAGGAAGTCAGGAAAGACGATCAGTAGAGCAGCAGTAAATGGTGAGGGAATAAGAGGATTTTTGTAGAAAGCACAGACTGAGGATAGGGATTGGGAGGGCAGATGGGTGGCACAGGTGAAATGGGTAGAGCAAGATGTTTAAGCAGAAGAGGGGTCGGACAGAGGCTTAATAAAAGGTGGAGGCGAGGTTGGGATGTTGAGAAAGTAAAGGTCAATGGGAGAGTGTGGCAGGGGAAGAAAAGGACTGAGAAGAGTGGGAACGCGAAAAAGCTTAAACCAGTTCAATGTTGTACCAACTGCAGAGTATGCATTATACAAATGGCAATAACATAATAATGAAGCTTTGAAGAGGGCAATGTTCTTGTGGGGCTTGGTAGAGAAGCATAGGTTAGAGAAAAGAGCTGAAGAGAATATCTTCACAGTGTGGCTGGCATGGTAGTGAAATTTCACCCACATATTCAGGTATCTTCTAATCTGGGGCAGCCAATACCCCTAAATACTTCCAAAGTTCAAACATTTGATGGGTCAGAATAGACTGTCACTGGTGGATTGATATATCTTAGAATAGACAATTTTTGGGTACCTAGAGGAAATAGTGGTGCACACCTCACACAGGTTTTACACAGGAAATATTAATTTGTAGGagcaaatatacattttaaagtttAAATGGGTGCTAACCTTATATGGAAAGCAGCTAACACTATGAAACAC
It encodes the following:
- the LOC138287451 gene encoding interferon-induced protein with tetratricopeptide repeats 5-like, coding for MSLKERLEKLQCHFTWNLEEQDKFDVGHVKQTLILRLQHTPYNNHSTFYALQAYTHQREGRYQEALDSLKTAEEFLGEGEQANLQGSKLVIYGNYAWIYYHLCNYEMVEQYLNKSDTISEFLSNPSQSTSIIPEISGIIGWSLLAIGFRYGERAASCFQVALSESPKNIEMCAGMAIALYAVATRYGAGEELIEEAISKFKEIIHQEPINYECRAYLAQLLKNSDFGQAQELAEDVVQNSRDPEVLRNVAHVFLPNNLKRFQDILEKAISVGEDYYLLHRDLGTFYQKQLIRNTNKRRLPSESDISAGIQAYKRAIQLAPHCFYAKIGLAEMYGISNQQVYQQEIYANLERELPNASEKCQQAFYVSFGQFLLYKKCLLDDAVNMLVKGFKISSETKSRKQGKYELSKIVRWFERDGRKEEARELSQLLQEI